The genome window AGTGCAGCATAGGCAGCCCTCAGCCTCTTTGCCTTATTTCATCTGGTCTAAGCAACATGATTAGAATTCACTGGTGCACACTGTTGTGCCGCATTGACCATCAGTCCAACTTGAGAGTCTTTTGAACATTTCGGAAACAAAGGTTGATTAATCAATGCTACTTTGGTATTTTAAACTGTATATGTACGTAGAGTAGATCTCATAGAAATAGAAGTTGTGCAAGGTGGGCAGTGTAGGAGGATTTTGCCTTTACTTTTACTAGCAAATCTGCATTGGGAAAGCTGCATGATTGCTGCTCAGGGGCATTTTCTGAACCAGACAGTTGTCATGTTTTCCGAAAGGGTTGTTTTCATTCCCTGTTGCTCCACATTCATGCGTATACATACTCCCCttttataatttcatttgtTAGACAGCGTAATCAAATGAAAGGTAAGTACTCTCCAACAAACAACAGTAATTGTTAGTGGCCATTGTATTGAGCCATCCAACATGCACTTGAACACAgagcatttttttgtttttgtttgggaCATTCAGGTATAATTTACATCATTCATTTGTGATTGgcagtgattgtttttttctacacatATATGTGTAAATGGCAAAAAAGTTGTCTGTCCTTCCAAACAGAAGGATCAATAACCCTGTCATTTACAAAGTGTCACTGATCCCTTTGTGAAAATTGTACCTACTTTGCTTCATATTCGACATCTGTcaataaataagttaattaacattatcattattattgatttaagtAACTTGTTCCAGTATGAAAGCAACTAAAGCAAACTGGCAGGAGCATCCCAAGAGGTCCCTTTGCTTCTGCCTGTGTGACTCCCAGGAGTCATTTCAACTTTTAAATCAGACGTGCAACTGCAGAGATAAAATCTACAGGACAATTCTTGGAACAGGAGGCTCGGAGGTTTAAACAACACGCTCCAGAGGAACTTGATTGGTCTGGAGCCACAGCGGGCCGAGAGATTCACAGCTAAGTGAGAGCCTTGAACTGTAGCTCTGGCAGGATATCATGACAACAGGATAAACTAAACAAATCTAATTAACCTCATACCTGCAATCCCTTTAGTTCCACTTGGTCTCCCAACAAGTGACCAATGCTATTCCCACCATCCTGCACTAGACACATTCAACCTGACACATTGTACAGGATGTTTATGCACAACTGAACAACAAGAGATTTAAAAGGGTATGTCTTTAGGATGTGTCTTTACTTTGAGCGGCAACCTTTCCTTTCCTCATTCATCCTCATTCCTCATCATTTTGTCTTTCGATTCAGGCACATTTGGTGATTTCTGAGCAAAACAGGCAGGTTCAATATGAATCAAAGCAGAAAGCTGCTATAACTGTGATCCAGACTGCTGAAAAGAAGGTAGTTTAGTGTAAAGGTCGTAGAATGGATTAAACTTGGGAAGGGTCCTTGGGAGCAGGCCATACCTTTTGGGATACTGAATATTGTGGATGCTCAGTGAGGAATCTGTTGCGAGGCCACTGGCTGGTGTGTATGACTGTAGGGGACATCAAAATAAGGACTAGAGAGCGTTGGGAAACCCTTTTTTCTGCGTCTTGCTCTTTTACTTTGAcaccccccctccaccaccctctGCCTCTCCCTGTTTTATCATTCCCCCTGCAGGACTCCACCGAGCACTGAGTCTGGTTAATCATTGGTCTTACATGGTGTTAAGTTGCAGAAAGTGCTGCAGGCAGGCCGGCGTTAGAAAATGTGGTAatcaggagaaaaagagagaggagagggagagacagagagagagagtgtgtgtatgtgaaagagGGTAACCCTTAGAGGAATatcacacactgacataaaaCCCATGGCGTAAGCAAGAGCATGTGTTCAGCCACACAGATGTCAACCTCTCTACAGAACTGGACACATGGCGTAAACATCACGCACCCGCAGAATGAGGCCTCATCTTTTTCTCTGGTAAGGATCTGGCTACTAATAAGTCGCAGGTGTTTGGCGCGGAAGAGCTTAATCTTGGTTAATTGagatgtttttgctgttgttttgtttgtgccaTTAGTGTAAAGCACCGGTCCGTTACAGTACCTGAAGATGTAGGTTACATACATTCAACTTCCTAATGAGCTGTGACAGGATCTGAGTTTGTTGACATATTGAGACAAAGTGCCGACTGATCAAGTCTTTGAATGGAACTGAGGCTTTCTCAAGCGCATATGCTGCATACGTCTGTCATTACACATTGTGCTCTTATCTCCTGGACAAATACCACACAACCTGTAAACACATTACAAGCCCATCCTCCTCCGTCCCACGAGACTGGAACAGAATGGAATTTGAAACGTTTTAGCTAAAAATGTTTCCATGGTCAAGGTGTTTTTTGCAGAAACGTTTCAGATTTCGTTCCGTTCTCCGGCTTCGACCAAACCTCTCGGGGGAGTTTGCGGCACCGATCAATACTCAGGTGAGTGACCCCctgcacacactgacacacactcccACTGAGAGGCTTTAAGATGAGAGTGGGCAGCAGCCAACTACAAGTCAATGATTCAGTTCAGCattgctgagctgcagctgtctCACTGATGGGATGAAGAGCATTTCGTGGAGAGGTTTGACTCCGTGATTCACTCTCGGGACAGCATGGTTGTGGATTGTCCATCCTGCTGCATCATGCCGCTTTACACCTTGTTGTTTCTGGTTCTACTTGGTATGGCAAGGATGTAAATGAGACTATGGTTATCCTGGCTCCCCTTCTATATCAACAGCACCTTTTTAGGAAACGACtcacaaaagacattttctctTTAACGTACGGTGTAATTATAGTGTGATAGATATGACCCAGCCTTTTCCTGCTTTGTCCCTCTTGTTGCGCGCAGCCGAACTGAGCCATGGTAATAAGTAGTGTGTTTACAACAAGCTGTGATGgattgtgtgtctctgtgtcatcTAGGCAGTGTGGTGAGCATAGATAAGCCCCCTTATGAGGTGAAACCCTTCCCCTGTCCTGCACTTTCCCTTACCAGCACCAACTGCAGGAGGCAGGGATGTCCCGGCTGTTCCTCCTTTTGGCATTACTCATTGTCTTCTGCAGAATCCAGGTGGGTCCCAAAAGCATACGCACACAAGCATGTccatatacatacatgtatatatttcaCTCCATACAGTGAACTTCGACTagttgttttacagtttggGAGGTGGGATTTGTTTCTTTAGTCCTTCTGAAACAGGCCAGAGAGTTGTGGTGTGGAAGCCTAAATAAGCTGTCCCTTAATGACATAGTGTACTTAATGTACAATGTGCAATGTACCAGTCTGTCCATACAGTAGCCCGATACTGACAGCACATTAGTAGAACACTGTCATCCTGATGTATTATATCTCCAGCAAGAGGGTGGGTTGTTTACAGCTTCTGTATATATGAAGTAAAGTGAAACAGATGAATGTTAATTCAGTTAATGCATCTTCATGGTGTGTCTGGGGCTCACATTCCCAACATTTTCCCTGCCAAGCTGCTTACACTACATCAATAAATTCACGAATAAGAGGCCATGTTGATAAACTGTAGCTGGCTTCGTTTGTGCTTCACTGTGTCCTCAGATGTCTCCTGCTGTTACCCTGGATGAGCTGACGGAGAGCTGGAAATTGTACATGGAGGAGTGTGAACGCAACAACAGCCGATATCCACTGAGCACCGGTGAGCTGAGCATAGTGTATTTTTAAAGGTTAGAAAACACTAGCATCAAGGTGGTTGTCACAAGAATTCTAGGAATAAAAGAGCATTTTTTCTAGTGAAACGTGGGCGAAGTGtgacaaactaacaaaaaaaatctaatttgcatACACACTAGGGAATAACCTGTATTTATCATTAGCTTGTAGTGCAGGTAACTAATGCAGTAGAGGATGTGATGGTTAGGTCACACTTTGACCGGACTATGGAGCAGCTACAGTTTCTGCTTCTTGCACAGGACCATCACATAATCACTCTGCATACAGCCGCTCCCAGCTTTCTATTTGCATCTCTGCTCATGCTGAGAGAGAACTGGCTCTGGTTCGCTCAGTCAACAGAGTGTTAAACTACATTATAGCCTGTTAGCATGTTTTTTGATCGTGAGGGAGCGAGCAGGACAACATAGGTCTGACTTTCAAAAAGGTATAGTGTAAAATCACAGTCTTCCTCTCTGCCACTCCACAGCACTCACATACCCTCCTTGTCACCCCATGAATATAACAGTTGATAAGCAGGTACCGAGGAGATGGGACAGATCCCTTCCAGTTGTGATCCAGCTGtctacacagaaacatttaaaaacagtcagcaTCTTCCAAAGATCCTCTGCTTGGAAGATGAAAGGTGTGAAATAAGTGGAACATCGTCAATAGAGGATTTTACTCTAAAGTcaagatgaaaaacacaatctgtAACGAGGCTGAAATGACCACCAGCAGCCATCCCTTGAAAGAAATGTTGCATGTGACCATTCGAGGTCACAGACAGCAGAGAGTGCTGTGTAATGCCTGTGATTGTTAGGTTAAAAACCTGACCcatatttcatgtgtttttttatcccCAGGTCTTGTGTGCAACAGGACTTTTGACAATTATGCATGTTGGCCTGATGGACTTCCCAACACAACTGTCAGTGTGGCCTGTCCGTGGTATCTACCATGGTACCATAAAggtaagacacatgttgatgcGGAGCGACATAAAATACCCTACAGAGcaaaaaagtgttgtttttaatgtatatgtgtgtgtgtgtgtgtgtgtgtgtgtgtgtgtgtgtgtgtgtagttcagCACGGCATGGTGTATCAGGAATGTGATGCAAATGGGCAATGGGTAACCATGAAGAATACCAGCGAATGTGATTCCAATGATCAACGTCCGGTAAGAAATGTCTCTCTTGTTATTCCCATTTATTCATCTAGTTTCTTTATTAGACATAATCaagagaaacacatgcacagctgTGTCATTAGGTTTGCAGCAAACATCACAAGTTACAGCAAATCTTAATGTATCTTCTTGTGACGTGAAATATGTCAGCTCCAGCACAGTGGAAACACATCTTAACATACATTATTACTGCTAGTATAAACTTCGGAGATATAATTCAAACTGCACATCTTACGAATGTCAACATGCACAAAATATTCCAACACATGAAATTCTGTTGTTTATGTCTGAGAGCTCTGTCACATTTTGGTAAGAAACAATACTGGAGTCGCTTTTACTTGGTTTACTTTACTTAGTGAGAAAGAAGGAATGCTTTTAAGCATGACTCCTAATGGAAATGTTATCATCCAAAAAAGAAGTAGCTGTGTGTTATGACACGTTGCCttcctttttttaatccatGAAACACCTTGTGAATGACTCTGTGTATggggagagaggtggaggtgaagaGTTTAGAGCTGCATGTACTACGCCAACAAGAACACCTAATGCTGCCTTTGTCTGAACTTGTATAAGTGTCACACACTAAATGCAATGTTAAACCTGCAGCTGAAACAAGAAACTTCTAAGGTCTATGTGTTCTTGTGCGTTTTAATTTGCAGCAGTACTACGACCACATTTGGATCATGTACACAGTGGGTTATTCCTTATCACTGGTGGCTTTGGTGCTGGCACTTGGCATCCTCATATTTTTCAGGTACTAATAATGATCAGTTAAAAGCAATTCTGAGAAAGGAAGTGAAGCATTggaaaacaatatatttaacaaatgtaaaaaaaaagatgtaaattATTTTTCGCTTCTGATTCTCATTCATCAGAAAACTGCACTGCATGAGGAATAACATCCACATGAATCTGTTTGCCTCCTTCATCCTGCGAGCGCTGTCCATCCTCATAAAAGATGCTCTTTTGGAGGCTAACAGCACGTCCCACGGCCTAAGCAGAGACTCGGAGCAGGGGTTTCCCCGGGCATCTATTCCGCCAATGGAGCTGCTGGTCAACAATGAGGTCAGTAGTGTCATCtgcatcatttttgttttgttttttgataaaGTGGGGTCTGAGGTCATTTCCTCCTTTAGCTTATTCTGCATCATAACAGAAAGTTTAGAAAGGTTAAATATGTCAAGTAAAGCTGTCCTATTATAAGCCATTTCAGTTATTAATGGTAGAAAGAGTTGCACCCAGCTGACATCTGTCTTTTGACATATTGGGGGAAGGTCTCGCAGggaattttttgttttttgttttctaagaATAAACTGAAACAAGATTTAATCttcaagaaagaaaatcattcattcaagtcaacataaaaataaaaggagctCAAAACTTTGCTTCATCCTGCAAGTTGAAAAGAGaagatgtttattattatttatcacagTATTGCTAAATAGTCAAGTTTGAATAGTGGtaaatttattattaacattttattgctAAAAGTGTAAAGTTAGCTATGCAGTTTTATGCTTGGTGTATTTCTGCTTGCATTTGTATGTTGGTGTTAaagttgctgttgttgtacAATTAGAGTGCTGATGGCGAAATCGAAACTGAAATGCCAGAGACAGAAGGAGCTCCCATCTGCACTGACCTAGCACTAAATAATGTTTAACGTCACCGCTTGATATTTTAACACGTGTAAAAGAAAGCTCTGCTGTGTTGCAGGTAACTGTTAGCTGTCGCATTGCAGTGGTGATGATGCAGTACAGCGTCATGGCCAACAGTTACTGGCTTCTGGTGGAAGGCATCTACCTCCACAACCTCCTGGtcatcactgtgtttacagaaaGGAACTACTTCAAAATCTACCTGTGCATTGGCTGGGGTGAGCTGGCCTGTTATGTGTGTGCGTCTTCAACCAGAGTTAAAAGTCAGTCAGTGGAAACACGTTCATCATGTGCTGTGTGATATTAATGGAAATGAAGTCAGAGCAGATAATggctttaaaactaaaatgatgaaaatattttgcatttagACAGCTCTCATTTCTCCCCAGGTACCCCATTAATATTTCTTGTGCCGTGGATGATAGCTAAATACCTGCATGAAAATCAAGAGTAAGTTTCCGCAGTactctctcattctctttccTTAACTCATGTTTTATTAGCCAATGTGAAAACCtgacaaacattttctattttaactcATTCTTATGGATTCCTCCCTCATAACAGCATGACATTGGGAAATTGGCAGATGATCTTTCTCCCAAATGTTGACATTCGGCAGCATATGGCCAATTTAACACATAATTACTACACAAGCAGTTGGCTGCAAGTAAACTTTTCACACAAAACAGTTTATGAGCCAGATATGGAAATCACGTGAGAACAGAAGTTGTGTTAGCACATGTTAATATTTGATCTTAATATTCAGCACCCAGTGCTTCTATTATGCAATCTCTTAGGTTCTAATGTACACACTTCAGCAGCAAATGGGGTGAAAGGGATGTTAAGCCACACTTTCTAAACCACTGACACATTGTGTTGTTATGTAAAGCTTTAAAAGCCCAAAGTGGTGCTGTGGTGTGTCTCCCCTCGTGAGCCAGGTGGAGTAAAGCTTTCAGCTGTGgttaaaagatgcaaaacagTGGAACAAAATGTGTTACGGTCTCGTCTAAAAGAATGCGACATGTCTCGCGTAATTCTCTATGGGGGAATATTTCTGGTTGTGTCTTTCCCTCAccgcttttcttttttcaggtgCTGGGTGCAAAATATTAACATGAATTACTGGTGGATCATTCGTTCTCCCATTCTGCTGGCAGTTGTGGTAAATACCTTCTCCActcattacatttatattatgtttaaaattaatatttgatgtaagatgtgtgttgtttattatcttacctttaaaataaaatagcaaaaaagTGTATTCACCCCCAAAATCCTAGATCTGTATTCAGAACTTTTGCTTTGCTACTTGTTGTCCCAGAAATACACCCCCCCACCTACATAATTTACAGTATTGAACACACCTTGTTTATTGATAAAGTGTAAAGGACTGACTGTGGTTGAAACCTAACATCTGTGAAACATGTAAGAGTCAAATGGGTTTGGATTAaagaaagttttctttttctaactGCACAAATTAGTTACACCCTAGGCTACTCCCTTCTCTGACCAGACTTTTATTGTATGTGTGCTCTGAAAAGGTCAGTCCTAGGTCTTTACATAAGTCTAATTTGTCATGGTTCTTATTTCAGGCACGTTATACAGACATCCCGGCATTTTCCATGCCTTAATCGTTCTGCTAAGTGGCTTGTATCTCACAGGAATTCCTGTGTTTGATTTGTCGCAGGGACATGACGCCTGC of Anabas testudineus chromosome 8, fAnaTes1.2, whole genome shotgun sequence contains these proteins:
- the gcgra gene encoding glucagon receptor, which encodes MSRLFLLLALLIVFCRIQMSPAVTLDELTESWKLYMEECERNNSRYPLSTGLVCNRTFDNYACWPDGLPNTTVSVACPWYLPWYHKVQHGMVYQECDANGQWVTMKNTSECDSNDQRPQYYDHIWIMYTVGYSLSLVALVLALGILIFFRKLHCMRNNIHMNLFASFILRALSILIKDALLEANSTSHGLSRDSEQGFPRASIPPMELLVNNEVTVSCRIAVVMMQYSVMANSYWLLVEGIYLHNLLVITVFTERNYFKIYLCIGWGTPLIFLVPWMIAKYLHENQECWVQNINMNYWWIIRSPILLAVVINFLIFIHIIKILVSKLRAHQMRYTDYKFRLAKSTLTLIPLLGIHQVVFIFVTDESTMGTIGLRLAKLFLDLFFSSFQGLLVAILYCFVNKEVQSEILKKWKRWKLGRNIEEEYRHSNTPNTKTASLLNHVSRLPHLPDIAKTSAPICSPEERHMLMASCHNGLVHCKGEGQCASLLHEGTISNCTPLTSISLTDKVQCYKAQRESVESHL